DNA sequence from the Bdellovibrio bacteriovorus genome:
GGATTGAAACTCGGCACACGGAACACTTTCAAAACCATGACGAACAGCCGTGGCTCGAGTGGCGATGGTCCAAGCCCCCCGCGTAGAGATGGCACCCGTTTTTTCAAACTGGGCTGAAAGACGCTGAGCCAGTTTAGAATCAATCATCATATAGGACTTTTCTGAAGGCTCTGTACGTGTCGCCGCTCTTTTTAGTTCAGAGTAAATGCTGCGCCACTTTTCTCTTTCTTCGGAAGATAACGATTTGCCATCCACCATGTGATTCAGTCGTGAGCCAAATCTTTTACGAATGGATTTTGAATAGCGAAATTTCGGCCTCCCGTCGGCATGAAAGTACTCAAGAAATGCTTCATTAGGTTCTGACGTGGTATGAATGGCGAAGTGGCCTTCGGTCCCTTCAATATCTTCAATAATAGAAGCAAAGATAGATAAACCACCGGCCGTGGTATTGAAGTCATTGATCTTTTCTACGGTGAACTCATCTTGATAATCTGCGGGCACAGAAAGAATGCGAATGGGATGGATGAAACCCGTGCTAGATCTTTCTAGGTTTCCTTTAGAATTTCGAAAAGGCAGATACTTCTTTGTGTACTCTAGCGGAATTTCAATTTGCGCGCCGGCAGGGAGTTCCGCCTTTGCTTCAAGAATGCCATTCACCTCATAACGAATCATTTTTCCTTCGCTAAGAATAATTTTTTTCGTCGGAATGCTCTGGCTCGATTCCGGAATGGGAAGCAGTATCTGTGGCTTAACTTCAACTGCATGGACGGCATTTGAGTTGAAAAGAAAAAATGCGGTCACAAGAATGGATTGTGCTGGCATGGGCTCCTCCGAAAAGATCCATACTGAAGAAGCTTTTCGGAGGGGTCATCTTAAGGACTGTTAATTTGTGCAAACTCAAGTTTGCTGACCGACTAAATCCTTCAACTCAACCACTAAGTCCTGCATACCTTGGGACAAGTGTGACATTTGATCGCTGGTCTGCGCGACCTCCTGAGCCACTTGAGCATTTTTCTGCGAAGCCTGATCTAGTTTATTCATAGCTTCACTGATTAATGAGATACCGCGGGCTTGTTCATGACTGGCGCCAGCAATTTCATTGTTAATTTCTAAAACTTTTTGAGCCGAAGCTAAAAATTTATTTAAAAGCTCACCACTTTGATTCGCGATCTCGCCGCCTTCATGAATCTGGCGCACGCTTTCTTGAATCATCTTTGAAATATTTTTTGCAGAATCCGCACTTCTTTGCGCAAGGCTGCGAACCGCATCCGCAACAACGGCAAATCCTTTTCCCATTTCTCCGGCACGGGCGGCCTCCACAGAGGCATTCAAGGCTAAAAGATTTGTTTGGAAAGCAATGTCGTCAATGACTTGGCTGACTTCCTCGATCTTGGTTGCTGAAGCTCTTAATGCATCCATCGAAGTGATAAGCTTTTGCACGGATTCAGCTCCCGCTTTGGAAGCATCAAAGCTTTCTTGAGATAATCCCGAAGCCGCTTTGGCATTTTCAGAGTTTGACTTCACCATGCTGGACAGTTCTTCAAGCGAAGCGACTGTTTCTTCAAGTGAAGCTGCCGACTGGGTCGCCCCTGAAGCCAGATCCTGGCTGGCTTTATTCAAATGCGTGCTCGTGTTTTCTAAAGA
Encoded proteins:
- a CDS encoding methyl-accepting chemotaxis protein, whose protein sequence is MINLMISIVGGLFCLVMGVWVTVSLVRRMTGFATRIEGTGNSLENTSTHLNKASQDLASGATQSAASLEETVASLEELSSMVKSNSENAKAASGLSQESFDASKAGAESVQKLITSMDALRASATKIEEVSQVIDDIAFQTNLLALNASVEAARAGEMGKGFAVVADAVRSLAQRSADSAKNISKMIQESVRQIHEGGEIANQSGELLNKFLASAQKVLEINNEIAGASHEQARGISLISEAMNKLDQASQKNAQVAQEVAQTSDQMSHLSQGMQDLVVELKDLVGQQT